In Dermacentor silvarum isolate Dsil-2018 unplaced genomic scaffold, BIME_Dsil_1.4 Seq480, whole genome shotgun sequence, a genomic segment contains:
- the LOC119435144 gene encoding histone H2A, whose amino-acid sequence MSGRGKGGKAKGKSKTRSSRAGLQFPVGRIHRLLRKGNYAERVGAGAPVYLAAVLEYLAAEVLELAGNAARDNKKTRIIPRHLQLAIRNDEELNKLLSGVTIAQGGVLPNIQAVLLPKKTEKKA is encoded by the coding sequence aTGTCCGGACGTGGCAAAGGAGGCAAGGCAAAGGGCAAGAGCAAGACCCGTTCCAGCCGTGCGGGTCTCCAGTTCCCCGTGGGCCGCATCCACCGTCTCCTGCGCAAGGGAAACTACGCTGAGCGCGTCGGAGCGGGCGCTCCCGTCTACCTCGCGGCCGTCCTCGAGTACCTGGCTGCCGAAGTGCTCGAGCTCGCCGGCAACGCGGCTCGCGACAACAAGAAGACCAGGATCATCCCCCGCCACCTGCAGCTGGCCATCCGCAACGACGAGGAGCTGAACAAGCTGCTCTCCGGCGTTACCATCGCGCAGGGCGGCGTGTTGCCCAACATCCAAGCCGTGCTTCTGCCCAAGAAGACCGAGAAGAAGGCGTAA